In Oscillospiraceae bacterium, a genomic segment contains:
- a CDS encoding V-type ATP synthase subunit I: MIVEMKKVSILGLIGEQDEILEKLQKLGKVQFVGEARDAEKAKQVETLLANRAEIDFCIDFLSKYRVETRSLLASLDVVARPVDEQTASGLAKDEKRLEEAVAKVREYESRLNEINGKRERAETKITALFPWLPVKTPLSEIHDTESTLVSAGFVLQRDSAGFSAETAQLDGVALEEIFADAENTYYIVAAHKSAGQKWDETAKRFNWSKADFSEFADTAKTETERLKKEIAELEQAKETIEAEAGSGDLLDYFENMSDLTAIKSGRLDAKALSEDTMRCFTADGWIPAESTEALKKAISEVTDNAVVEFSDVTDEDEPPVLVRNSKIATPFEAITDSFSHPNYRDIDPNGMLAIFYSIFFGMMVGDAGYGLILSLACGAALLFLHPKPGMRKNLGVFLAGGLASILVGVIFGSYFGASLIPALLPIRSETGMPLQLEIPLQTMIFTIGLGVVHLFCGYIAMAVKNIRQGKVFAAIFDQGFWILFITGLIMLAGPMAVSGDTGVLIGTIGKWLALGSALVLVLTQGRAAKGLFGKLGGGLGALYNVSGFLGDALSYTRLFALGLSSGIIGWVFNMMAGLPGTDSIFGIIFMVIILLIGHALNFSLSLLSAYVHTSRLQYVEFFSKFYDGNGEDFIPLARRTQYIEITK; encoded by the coding sequence ATGATCGTTGAGATGAAAAAGGTCTCAATTCTGGGCCTGATCGGCGAACAGGATGAGATTTTGGAAAAATTACAGAAGTTGGGCAAGGTTCAGTTTGTCGGGGAGGCCCGCGACGCCGAGAAGGCGAAGCAGGTCGAGACCCTTTTGGCAAACCGGGCTGAAATTGACTTTTGCATCGATTTTCTCTCAAAATACCGCGTGGAGACCAGAAGTTTGCTGGCTTCACTCGACGTGGTGGCACGTCCGGTCGACGAACAGACCGCGAGCGGCCTTGCAAAGGATGAAAAGCGGCTGGAAGAAGCCGTGGCAAAAGTGCGGGAGTACGAGAGCCGCCTGAACGAGATCAACGGCAAACGTGAACGAGCCGAAACAAAAATAACGGCACTGTTTCCCTGGCTGCCGGTGAAAACCCCGCTTTCCGAGATTCACGACACCGAATCGACATTGGTTTCGGCGGGCTTTGTTTTGCAGCGCGACAGCGCGGGTTTTTCCGCCGAGACGGCACAGCTCGACGGGGTCGCTCTTGAGGAGATTTTTGCCGACGCTGAAAATACATATTATATCGTTGCCGCGCATAAAAGCGCGGGACAAAAATGGGACGAGACCGCCAAGCGGTTTAACTGGTCCAAGGCGGATTTTTCCGAGTTTGCCGACACGGCAAAAACAGAAACCGAGCGGCTGAAAAAAGAGATCGCCGAACTGGAACAGGCCAAAGAAACCATTGAGGCCGAGGCGGGCAGCGGCGATTTATTGGACTATTTTGAAAATATGAGCGACCTGACCGCGATCAAGAGCGGACGGTTGGACGCCAAGGCGCTGTCCGAGGACACGATGCGCTGTTTTACCGCCGACGGCTGGATTCCCGCCGAGAGCACAGAAGCGCTGAAAAAGGCCATTTCCGAAGTCACAGACAACGCGGTTGTGGAATTTTCAGACGTGACCGACGAGGACGAGCCTCCGGTTTTGGTGCGCAACAGCAAGATCGCAACCCCCTTCGAGGCCATTACCGACTCGTTTTCACATCCGAATTACCGTGATATTGACCCCAACGGCATGCTGGCAATTTTCTATTCGATCTTCTTCGGCATGATGGTCGGCGACGCCGGTTACGGGTTGATTCTGTCACTGGCCTGCGGCGCCGCGCTGCTATTTTTGCATCCCAAGCCCGGAATGCGCAAGAATCTGGGTGTGTTTTTGGCCGGAGGGCTGGCCTCAATTCTGGTCGGCGTGATTTTCGGCAGTTATTTCGGCGCATCGCTGATTCCGGCGCTGCTGCCCATCCGGTCCGAGACCGGAATGCCGCTGCAGCTCGAGATTCCGCTCCAAACGATGATCTTCACAATCGGACTCGGCGTTGTGCATCTGTTCTGCGGCTATATCGCCATGGCCGTCAAGAATATCCGGCAGGGCAAAGTGTTTGCCGCGATCTTTGACCAGGGCTTTTGGATTCTGTTTATCACCGGACTGATTATGCTGGCCGGCCCGATGGCGGTTTCGGGCGACACGGGCGTGTTGATCGGGACCATCGGGAAATGGCTTGCGCTCGGTTCCGCGCTGGTACTCGTGCTCACGCAGGGACGTGCGGCTAAGGGTCTGTTCGGAAAACTCGGCGGCGGCCTCGGGGCGCTTTACAATGTCAGCGGATTTTTGGGTGACGCGCTGTCGTATACCCGCCTGTTCGCGCTGGGGCTTTCCTCCGGCATCATCGGCTGGGTGTTCAACATGATGGCGGGGCTGCCCGGTACGGACAGTATTTTCGGTATCATCTTTATGGTGATCATTCTGCTGATCGGCCACGCGCTCAACTTCTCGCTTTCGCTGCTGTCGGCCTACGTCCATACCAGCCGTTTGCAGTACGTCGAGTTCTTCTCGAAGTTCTATGACGGCAACGGCGAGGATTTTATCCCGCTGGCAAGACGCACTCAATATATCGAGATCACTAAGTAA
- a CDS encoding V-type ATP synthase subunit K: protein MDFFATVTPTVTDPAFTGIVLAFLGSFIAAALAGIGSAMGVKIAGQAAAGVVTEDPKKFSKVLILELLPGSQGLYGLIIAVLIWVKIGVFSGNLAALSVEQGMLFLLAGMPIGIVGLISAIYQGKVGASGCALVAKRPESSSRAVTMTAIVETYALLALIASVLMWLGINI from the coding sequence ATGGATTTCTTTGCAACGGTCACGCCCACGGTCACCGATCCGGCCTTTACCGGCATCGTATTGGCGTTCCTCGGCTCGTTCATCGCGGCGGCGCTCGCGGGAATCGGTTCTGCAATGGGCGTTAAAATCGCGGGTCAGGCGGCGGCAGGCGTCGTTACCGAAGATCCCAAAAAGTTTTCAAAAGTTCTGATTCTGGAACTGCTGCCCGGTTCACAGGGCCTTTACGGCTTGATTATCGCGGTTTTGATCTGGGTTAAAATCGGCGTCTTCTCGGGCAATCTCGCGGCGCTTTCGGTTGAACAGGGCATGTTGTTCCTGTTGGCCGGAATGCCGATCGGCATCGTCGGTCTGATCTCGGCGATCTATCAGGGCAAAGTCGGCGCAAGCGGATGCGCACTCGTCGCCAAACGCCCCGAGAGCAGCTCCAGAGCCGTTACAATGACCGCAATCGTCGAGACATACGCGCTGCTGGCGCTGATCGCATCGGTTCTGATGTGGCTCGGTATCAACATCTGA
- a CDS encoding V-type ATP synthase subunit E family protein: MSGIESIKNKIEADGAAESEQMLAAAKAEAARIKRDNEIKIAELKSQTEAKVAAVRAQKQRIAASNASLAVRKEMLAAKKELIDRVCDEAVKRIAGFGSADYEKAVLGLFSQCTIEGGEQILLSENAKAKLGDGIVEKMNAALSGKKVALGASTSEITDGFIVQGKNSRQVCTFEAALELDRDRIEAQIAKILFE, from the coding sequence ATGAGCGGAATCGAGAGCATCAAGAATAAAATCGAGGCCGACGGCGCAGCCGAGAGCGAGCAGATGCTCGCTGCGGCAAAAGCCGAAGCGGCTCGCATTAAACGGGACAACGAGATTAAAATCGCCGAGCTGAAGTCGCAGACCGAAGCCAAGGTGGCCGCCGTGCGCGCCCAAAAACAGCGCATCGCCGCATCGAATGCGTCCCTTGCCGTACGCAAGGAGATGCTGGCCGCTAAGAAAGAGCTGATCGACCGCGTCTGTGACGAGGCCGTAAAGCGCATCGCCGGATTCGGTTCTGCCGATTATGAAAAAGCGGTTCTGGGTTTATTTTCGCAGTGCACGATCGAGGGCGGCGAACAGATTCTGCTGTCCGAAAACGCCAAAGCAAAGCTCGGAGACGGCATTGTCGAAAAGATGAATGCCGCGCTCTCGGGTAAAAAAGTCGCACTCGGCGCTTCAACTTCCGAGATTACAGACGGGTTTATCGTGCAGGGCAAAAACAGCCGGCAGGTCTGCACCTTCGAGGCCGCGCTGGAACTCGACCGCGACCGGATCGAGGCCCAAATTGCAAAAATCCTGTTCGAATAG
- a CDS encoding V-type ATPase subunit, with the protein MSERYYYAVARTAELENKLLSRAKFEQLTEAPDAPSALRALSGTVYAENADLLQKPEEFEGMLTAQTRAVLSYIREVCPDRALAELYLIAYDIFNLKVLLRCEKLGEDPARLMSALGIYEPPTLRDAFEDGDFSKYPKAIGEAVAAVRKALSAGSSVSVIDLTLDRAQYAAQLDYAKKCRNEFIINYVRVSIDLANLRDFLRTRTGGKGAFYAVFIEGGTLPVEFFDDCFDSADALSKKLGFTPYATLAKSAGEGDLAGFERDCDDYLTETVRMGKKIAFGPEPLMGYVSAKLTEIAQLRIILVGKINGMNPQVIRQRLRQLF; encoded by the coding sequence GTGAGCGAACGGTACTATTACGCGGTCGCAAGAACCGCGGAACTGGAAAACAAACTGCTCTCACGGGCAAAGTTTGAACAGCTGACGGAAGCACCTGATGCGCCGTCGGCCCTGCGGGCATTGTCCGGCACGGTCTATGCCGAGAACGCCGATTTGCTGCAAAAGCCGGAGGAGTTTGAGGGCATGCTGACCGCGCAGACGCGGGCGGTACTGTCATATATCCGCGAGGTCTGCCCGGACAGGGCATTGGCCGAGTTGTATCTGATCGCTTATGATATCTTTAATTTGAAAGTGTTGCTGCGGTGTGAAAAACTGGGCGAAGACCCCGCGCGGCTGATGTCGGCACTCGGTATTTACGAGCCGCCGACACTCAGAGATGCTTTTGAAGACGGCGATTTTTCCAAGTATCCAAAAGCTATCGGCGAAGCGGTTGCCGCAGTACGCAAGGCCCTTTCGGCGGGTTCGTCGGTCAGTGTGATCGACCTGACCCTCGATCGGGCGCAATATGCCGCGCAACTGGATTACGCCAAAAAGTGCCGCAATGAATTTATTATTAACTATGTGCGCGTCAGCATCGATCTGGCTAACCTCCGTGATTTTTTGAGGACGCGCACCGGCGGCAAAGGCGCTTTCTACGCCGTGTTCATCGAGGGCGGAACTCTGCCCGTGGAGTTTTTCGACGACTGCTTCGACAGTGCCGATGCGCTTTCGAAAAAGCTGGGATTCACCCCGTATGCCACACTCGCCAAGAGTGCGGGCGAGGGGGATCTGGCGGGGTTCGAGCGCGACTGTGACGACTATCTGACGGAAACTGTGCGCATGGGAAAGAAGATCGCTTTCGGACCCGAACCGCTGATGGGCTATGTGTCGGCCAAACTGACCGAGATTGCCCAGCTGCGGATCATCCTTGTCGGTAAGATCAACGGCATGAACCCGCAGGTCATCCGGCAGCGGCTGCGTCAGTTGTTTTAG
- a CDS encoding V-type ATP synthase subunit F, translated as MTGKIAVIGDRDSILAFNALGVTVFATSDEREASRKIAELEKEHYAIIFITEPLAEKLEPVFAAYRNQTTPALILIPNNAGSTGKGLAAVKASVERAIGTDIFKQQ; from the coding sequence ATGACAGGTAAAATTGCAGTCATCGGCGACCGGGATTCGATTCTGGCGTTTAACGCGCTGGGCGTGACCGTGTTTGCCACCTCCGACGAGCGCGAGGCCTCGCGCAAGATTGCAGAACTCGAAAAAGAACACTATGCCATTATTTTTATCACCGAACCGCTGGCGGAGAAACTGGAACCCGTCTTCGCCGCCTATCGCAACCAGACGACACCCGCCCTGATTCTGATCCCGAATAATGCGGGCAGCACCGGAAAAGGGCTTGCGGCGGTCAAGGCGAGCGTCGAGCGCGCCATCGGCACCGATATTTTTAAACAACAGTAA
- a CDS encoding V-type ATP synthase subunit A — protein MMAGTITKVSGPLVVADGMDDVKMYDVVRVSNQHLVGEVIELRGENASIQVYEETSGLGPGEPVVTTGEPLSVELAPGIVGGIYDGIQRPLEVIREKSGDFIGRGITVDKIDREKKWDFVPTVKKGDKVVRGDIIGTVRETEIITHKIMVPKGFEGTVKEIKEGSFTVVEPVAVITTDEGDKELQMLQKWPVRVGRPYAEKLPPLVPMITGQRIIDTFFPVAKGGTACIPGPFGSGKTVVQHQLAKWADAEVVVYIGCGERGNEMTDVLNEFPELKDPKTGESLMKRTILVANTSDMPVAAREASIYTGITIAEYFRDMGYSVALMADSTSRWAEALREMSGRLEEMPGEEGYPAYLGSRAAEFYERSGKVKCLGSDGREGSLTVVGAVSPQGGDLSEPVTQATLRIVKVFWGLDYALAYRRHFPAINWLNSYSLYLERLEDWFTNHVSSDWVRVRTEAMRLLQVEAELQEIVRLVGIDSLSVADQFRLEAARSLREDYLQQNSFSDTDSYCSAHKMYKMLRNEILFYELGEEAVAKGALLSDIMAMPVLHDLAREKDISEEDIKEFDRIADDIRRQTAATLGETK, from the coding sequence ATTATGGCCGGAACAATTACAAAGGTCTCGGGACCGCTCGTGGTCGCCGACGGCATGGACGACGTGAAAATGTACGACGTGGTCCGCGTGAGCAATCAGCACCTCGTGGGTGAGGTCATTGAGCTGCGCGGCGAAAACGCGTCGATACAGGTTTATGAGGAGACCTCGGGTCTGGGGCCGGGCGAGCCGGTCGTGACCACGGGCGAACCCCTCTCCGTCGAGCTTGCTCCGGGCATCGTCGGGGGGATTTACGACGGCATTCAACGGCCGCTGGAGGTTATCCGCGAAAAGAGCGGTGATTTCATCGGGCGCGGTATCACCGTCGATAAAATCGACCGAGAAAAGAAATGGGATTTTGTCCCGACCGTAAAAAAGGGCGACAAGGTCGTGCGCGGCGACATCATCGGCACGGTGCGCGAGACCGAGATCATCACCCATAAAATTATGGTGCCCAAGGGTTTTGAGGGCACAGTCAAAGAGATTAAAGAGGGCAGCTTTACGGTTGTCGAGCCGGTTGCGGTCATCACGACCGACGAGGGCGACAAAGAACTGCAAATGCTCCAGAAATGGCCGGTGCGCGTCGGGCGTCCTTATGCTGAAAAACTGCCGCCGCTGGTTCCGATGATCACCGGACAGCGCATCATCGACACCTTCTTCCCGGTCGCAAAGGGCGGTACCGCCTGCATCCCGGGTCCGTTCGGCAGCGGCAAGACCGTTGTTCAGCACCAGCTGGCCAAATGGGCTGACGCTGAAGTGGTCGTCTATATCGGCTGCGGCGAACGCGGCAACGAGATGACCGACGTCCTGAACGAGTTTCCCGAATTAAAAGACCCGAAAACCGGCGAGTCGCTGATGAAACGCACGATTTTGGTCGCTAACACCTCGGATATGCCGGTCGCGGCGCGTGAGGCGTCGATTTATACCGGCATCACGATTGCGGAATATTTCAGAGATATGGGTTATTCGGTCGCACTGATGGCCGACTCGACCAGCCGCTGGGCGGAGGCCCTGCGCGAGATGTCGGGCCGTCTCGAAGAAATGCCCGGCGAAGAGGGCTACCCGGCTTACTTAGGCAGCCGTGCCGCCGAGTTTTATGAGCGTAGTGGAAAAGTCAAATGTTTGGGCAGCGACGGGCGAGAGGGTTCGCTGACGGTTGTCGGCGCGGTCAGCCCGCAGGGCGGCGACTTGTCCGAACCGGTCACGCAGGCGACATTGCGCATCGTCAAGGTCTTCTGGGGACTCGACTACGCGCTGGCCTACCGCCGCCATTTCCCGGCCATCAACTGGCTCAACAGCTATTCGCTGTATTTGGAGCGGTTGGAGGACTGGTTCACCAATCACGTCAGTTCCGACTGGGTGCGGGTGCGCACCGAAGCCATGCGCCTGCTGCAGGTCGAAGCCGAACTGCAGGAAATCGTCCGTCTGGTCGGTATCGACTCGCTGTCCGTCGCGGATCAGTTCCGGCTCGAGGCCGCAAGGTCACTGCGTGAGGACTATTTACAGCAAAACTCCTTCTCCGACACCGACAGCTACTGCTCGGCGCACAAGATGTATAAGATGCTGCGTAACGAGATTTTGTTTTATGAACTGGGCGAAGAAGCGGTTGCCAAAGGCGCGCTTTTGTCCGACATCATGGCGATGCCGGTGCTGCATGACCTCGCCCGTGAAAAAGACATTTCGGAAGAAGATATCAAAGAATTCGACCGTATCGCCGATGACATCCGCCGCCAGACCGCGGCGACGCTCGGCGAGACCAAGTAG
- a CDS encoding V-type ATP synthase subunit B, whose translation MYKQYQTIREIVGPLMLVEQVEGVKYDELVEITTQDGEKRRGRVLEINKDKALIQLFEGSQSINLRDSSVRFLGKSLQLGVSEDMLGRVFDGLGNPRDGGAPVIAKERLDINGRPINPAARDFPSEFIQTGISSIDGLNTLVRGQKLPIFSGSGLPHSRIAAQIARQAKVLGTDTQFAVVFAAIGITYEEADYFISDFRSTGAIDRTVLFMNLANDPAIERVATPRMALTAAEFLAYEMGMHVLVILTDITNYCEALREISAARKEVPGRRGYPGYMYTDLASIYERAGRIRGRTGSITQIPILSMPEDDKTHPIPDLTGYITEGQIILSRDLYRKGILPPVDVLPSLSRLKQKGVGAGKTREDHDGLMNQLFSSYARGKEAKELAVILGEGALSEMDKLYAKFADAFEKRYVGQGETEDRTIAQTLDIGWELLTIFPKSELKRIKEVYIEKYYPKKD comes from the coding sequence ATGTATAAGCAGTATCAAACCATTCGCGAGATCGTCGGACCGCTGATGCTGGTCGAGCAGGTCGAGGGCGTTAAATATGACGAATTGGTTGAGATCACGACGCAGGACGGCGAAAAACGCCGCGGCAGAGTGCTCGAGATCAACAAAGACAAAGCGCTGATTCAATTGTTCGAGGGTTCGCAGAGCATCAACCTGCGTGACAGCAGCGTCCGGTTTTTAGGTAAGAGTCTGCAGCTGGGCGTCTCGGAGGACATGCTCGGACGCGTTTTCGACGGACTCGGCAATCCGCGTGACGGCGGCGCGCCTGTCATCGCCAAAGAGCGTCTCGACATCAACGGCCGTCCAATCAACCCGGCCGCCCGTGATTTTCCGTCCGAGTTCATTCAGACCGGTATCTCGTCCATCGACGGACTGAACACGCTCGTGCGCGGACAGAAACTGCCGATTTTCTCCGGTTCGGGCCTGCCGCATTCGCGCATCGCCGCCCAGATCGCCCGTCAGGCAAAGGTCTTGGGTACCGATACGCAGTTTGCGGTCGTCTTCGCCGCGATCGGCATTACCTACGAAGAAGCCGACTATTTTATCAGTGACTTCCGTTCCACCGGCGCCATCGACCGCACGGTGCTGTTTATGAATCTGGCCAACGACCCGGCCATCGAGCGCGTCGCGACACCGCGTATGGCGCTGACCGCCGCCGAATTTTTGGCTTATGAAATGGGCATGCACGTGTTGGTCATCCTGACCGATATCACCAACTACTGCGAGGCGCTGCGTGAAATTTCCGCCGCCCGTAAAGAAGTCCCGGGACGCCGCGGCTATCCGGGCTATATGTACACCGACCTTGCCTCGATTTACGAGCGCGCCGGAAGAATTCGCGGCCGCACCGGTTCGATCACCCAGATCCCGATTTTGTCGATGCCCGAGGACGACAAAACCCACCCGATCCCCGACCTGACCGGTTACATCACCGAGGGGCAGATCATTTTGTCCCGCGACCTCTACCGTAAGGGCATTCTGCCGCCGGTGGACGTGCTGCCGTCGCTGTCGCGTCTGAAACAAAAGGGCGTCGGCGCCGGAAAGACCCGTGAAGATCACGACGGCCTGATGAACCAGCTGTTCTCGTCCTACGCGCGCGGCAAAGAGGCCAAGGAACTGGCCGTGATTTTGGGTGAAGGCGCGCTGTCTGAGATGGATAAACTCTATGCCAAGTTCGCTGATGCGTTTGAAAAACGCTATGTTGGGCAGGGCGAAACCGAGGACAGAACCATTGCGCAAACGCTCGACATCGGTTGGGAACTGCTGACCATCTTCCCGAAATCCGAACTGAAACGAATTAAGGAAGTTTACATCGAGAAATACTACCCGAAGAAGGACTGA
- a CDS encoding V-type ATP synthase subunit D yields the protein MPVTNVSPTRMELTQLKRRLTTATRGHKLLKDKQDELVKKFIELVRQNRELRMEVEKELSAAFGNFVVASAVMSAPALESALLFPMQSVSVDVSTRNIMSVNTPVFDLKRENVDTSLPYGLAQTSAELDFALERMQAVFEKLIKLAEVEKSCQLMAKEIERTRRRVNALEYVMIPNFKSTIRMITMKLDEADRSTRVNLMKIKQMQDQ from the coding sequence ATGCCCGTCACCAACGTAAGCCCGACCAGAATGGAACTCACCCAGCTCAAGCGGAGGCTCACTACCGCAACGCGCGGTCATAAGCTACTCAAAGATAAACAGGACGAGCTGGTCAAAAAGTTTATAGAGCTGGTACGTCAGAACCGCGAACTGAGAATGGAAGTTGAAAAGGAACTCTCGGCGGCATTCGGCAATTTTGTCGTGGCCAGCGCGGTCATGAGCGCGCCCGCTCTCGAATCGGCGCTCCTGTTTCCGATGCAGAGCGTTTCGGTTGACGTCAGCACGCGTAACATCATGAGCGTCAACACGCCCGTATTTGATTTAAAGCGGGAAAACGTGGACACATCATTGCCTTACGGTCTTGCGCAGACTTCCGCGGAGTTGGACTTTGCGCTCGAACGGATGCAGGCGGTGTTTGAAAAATTGATCAAACTGGCCGAAGTCGAAAAGAGCTGTCAACTGATGGCCAAGGAGATCGAACGCACCCGCAGGCGCGTAAACGCCCTTGAATATGTTATGATCCCGAACTTCAAATCGACGATCCGCATGATCACGATGAAGCTCGACGAGGCCGACCGCAGCACGCGGGTCAACCTGATGAAAATCAAGCAGATGCAGGATCAATAA
- a CDS encoding GNAT family N-acetyltransferase, translating to MTVREITPEDRETFCKLCEDFYNTGATKRGYDRDSALLTFNQVISKHENLFGYFIVEPELAAIAGYALITTYWCNEEAGNVIILDEIYIDPLFRHHGFGIGFLNWLDKEFQGKAVSVTLEVLSTNLAAKELYSKEGFEEDGFVTMSKKL from the coding sequence ATGACCGTCAGGGAAATTACACCCGAAGACCGAGAAACTTTCTGTAAACTCTGCGAGGACTTTTACAACACCGGGGCCACAAAACGCGGCTATGATCGCGACAGCGCCCTGCTGACCTTCAATCAGGTCATTTCCAAACACGAGAATCTGTTCGGCTATTTTATTGTCGAACCCGAACTTGCCGCCATCGCCGGGTATGCGCTCATCACCACCTATTGGTGTAATGAGGAGGCGGGCAACGTCATCATTCTCGACGAAATCTACATTGACCCGCTGTTCAGGCATCACGGGTTCGGCATCGGATTTTTAAACTGGTTGGACAAAGAGTTCCAAGGAAAAGCGGTTTCGGTGACGCTTGAGGTGCTCTCGACGAATCTGGCCGCGAAGGAGCTCTATTCCAAAGAGGGCTTCGAGGAAGACGGCTTCGTCACGATGTCCAAGAAACTGTAA
- a CDS encoding NUDIX domain-containing protein, translated as MGYIEEIRKKIGHDLLIGVGAGVFVYQDGKVLLQKRTDNLCWSMHAGGVEIGESVEDTAKRELFEETGLIANQLELLGIFSGEGMTYTFPGGDQVQIIEVNFICRDFSGEIKAQESEVVELKWFDIGNLPQNISAPDQKAFAAFAEWAKRQDKE; from the coding sequence ATGGGGTATATCGAAGAAATCCGCAAAAAAATCGGCCACGACCTGCTGATCGGCGTCGGGGCCGGTGTTTTTGTTTATCAAGACGGGAAAGTACTTTTACAAAAGCGCACCGACAATCTGTGCTGGTCGATGCATGCGGGCGGCGTTGAGATCGGCGAGAGCGTGGAGGACACCGCAAAACGGGAATTGTTTGAAGAGACGGGGTTGATTGCCAATCAGTTGGAATTGCTGGGCATCTTTTCGGGCGAGGGGATGACGTATACGTTTCCGGGCGGTGATCAGGTACAGATTATCGAGGTCAACTTTATCTGCCGGGATTTTTCAGGAGAAATCAAAGCGCAAGAATCCGAGGTTGTCGAACTCAAGTGGTTTGATATAGGTAATCTGCCCCAAAACATCAGTGCGCCCGATCAAAAGGCCTTCGCTGCGTTCGCCGAGTGGGCAAAACGGCAGGATAAGGAATGA
- a CDS encoding aminopeptidase P family protein, with the protein MNNTKKIAKLLPEGIDAAIFTDENDRFWLTGFRSSAGTVVVGHEKSAFYTDFRYIEAAKAAISGTEVILLDKLFDQLTSFLDGINAKKIALRDDKTTIRLARQYETSLPKFHPQFSRELADLFEGAVMLKDEEELETMRKAQQITDEALAAVLPQIKVGMPEKELTAKIEDEMKKRGAEGVSFDLIVVSGKKSAMPHGVPDGSPIQNNAFLTMDIGVKYNGYCSDMTRTVCVGQPTEEMKKVYEIVLEAQRRALAAIAPGKICSDIDKIARDYIYQSGYEGCFGHGLGHGLGVMIHESPRFSPACSTVLQPGMVLSVEPGIYLEGKFGVRIEDVIFVTETGCEDITKSPKELICL; encoded by the coding sequence ATGAACAACACCAAAAAAATCGCTAAACTGCTCCCCGAGGGAATCGACGCGGCAATTTTCACCGACGAAAACGACCGCTTCTGGCTGACCGGATTCCGTTCAAGTGCGGGAACCGTCGTAGTCGGCCACGAAAAAAGCGCATTTTACACCGACTTTCGCTATATCGAGGCCGCCAAAGCCGCGATTTCGGGCACCGAGGTCATTCTGCTGGATAAACTTTTTGATCAGCTGACCTCTTTCCTCGACGGAATCAACGCCAAAAAAATCGCCCTGCGCGACGACAAAACCACAATTCGCCTCGCCCGTCAATACGAGACGTCGCTGCCTAAATTTCATCCGCAATTCTCAAGGGAACTCGCCGATCTCTTCGAAGGGGCTGTCATGCTCAAGGACGAAGAAGAACTCGAAACCATGCGCAAAGCCCAGCAGATTACCGACGAGGCGCTGGCCGCCGTTCTCCCGCAGATCAAGGTCGGTATGCCCGAAAAGGAACTTACCGCCAAAATTGAAGATGAGATGAAAAAGCGCGGTGCGGAGGGCGTATCGTTCGACCTGATCGTGGTCAGCGGCAAAAAGTCGGCCATGCCGCATGGCGTCCCCGACGGCAGCCCCATTCAAAACAACGCCTTTTTAACAATGGACATCGGCGTCAAATATAACGGCTATTGCTCAGATATGACCCGCACCGTCTGTGTCGGCCAACCGACTGAGGAAATGAAGAAGGTCTATGAAATCGTACTGGAAGCGCAGAGACGCGCTCTCGCCGCGATTGCCCCGGGTAAAATCTGCAGCGATATCGATAAAATCGCCCGTGATTACATCTATCAGTCCGGCTATGAAGGCTGCTTCGGACACGGACTGGGTCACGGGCTCGGTGTGATGATCCACGAAAGTCCCCGCTTCTCTCCTGCCTGCTCCACTGTCTTACAGCCCGGCATGGTGCTTTCGGTGGAGCCGGGCATCTATTTAGAAGGGAAATTCGGCGTGCGCATCGAGGATGTAATCTTCGTGACCGAGACCGGCTGCGAGGATATCACAAAGTCGCCGAAAGAGTTAATTTGTCTTTAA